TGTCCCAATCTGGTTCCAGACCATGCTCGATCTCCTTGCCCTCATCCTCACGGTCGCCGGTCTCTGCCTCTTCGAGACGATCCGCTCCATCGACAACGCCATCATCAACGCCGAGGTGCTCGGGACGATGGGGAGCGGGCGCGCCGGTGATCACCTTCGGCATCGTCGGGTAGTCCCTGTACAAATCGGTCAGGTTTGCGCAGTATATGGAGCAGCGTCATGGGGCCTGAGGTCGGGCACCGCTAACTGAATGGCCGGTGCGAGTTGTCGCAGACGCCCGAAGGGTCCGCCCCTATACCCGATGCCACCTGCACTGCTTCCGCGAAGCCAGAAGGATCGGCCGATCCGAAGAGGATCTTCCGGCCGTCGGCGAGACAGAACCGAACCCCCAGATTGCCCGCGACGTTATAGGCCTTCCCGCCCGCACCCCACCGAATCCCCCAGCCCCCGTAACTCGACAGGGGGCTGTAAGAGACCGGCGCATAGGCAACCGTCTCGTTCCAGCCGATCCGGCGGTATCTGAGGTGGAACGGAAAAAAACGGTAGTACAGCCCGTCACCCCTCACTTCTACCTGGAGGGCGAGCACGGTGAAGAAAAGGGGAAAGACGGTCCCGAATACGAGGGCGATCAGGACTGCCATCCAGTCCGGACCAGGGTTTGTTCCGAAAGGTATTCCGAGGACCACCTGCTGCACCGCCCCCCACCACGAGATGAGGGCGATGGCGAGGAGGAGCACCCAGAGCCAGATCTGTCTGAAGTGCTGCCGCTCCCTGAACAGGGCATGTTCAGTCACAGCACTCGTTCCCCAGCATCGCCGACACGACCTGTGGCGGCAGCGTCGTTCGCTCGCTGATACCAGCCTCAGAAATTCCTTTGGCCGCAAGACGTGCGACCACCGCCGGCATCGGTTCGGCCGCCTCGATCAGGTGGCCGTCCGGGTCAAAGAACCGGATCGCGCGCTGGGCCCATGGCTGTTCCCGGAGGGGGTGGAGGAGACGGACGCCGGCCTCTGCGACCCGCCCGGCCAGCGCTTCGATCTCCGCCGTCTCGAAATAGACCTCCATCGGCGGGGCCGGCGCCTCGCCCTGCGGCATCTTCCCGGCGTACAGCAGGCCGTTCACATAGGTGCGGTCCCAGAGGGCAAGCCCGCCGACAAACCCGATGTTCGCGCCGAGGTCCATCTCCACCTCCTGCCCGAGCAGATCGACATAGAAGGCCTTAGAGCGCTCGATATTGTTGACGAAGAGAACCGTGCTCCTGAAGGTGATGTCCATGAGAATTGAACTCTGCACCCGGAAGATAAAAGATATCCGGTTGAGTCTGGTTGTCAGAATTGTCGAAAAAGGGAAAGGCTCAGAAGCCCTCGTCGTCCTGAACGAGCTGGACATCGGCGATGTCGTGCTGGCGTCCGGCGAGTTTCTTTGCCTTGAAGATGTTCTTTCCTTCCTTGCCGATGGCAAGGCCGCGGTCCTCGGGCTTTACGTCCACGATCGCCACTTTCTCGCCGTCCTCGTTCTCCTCAAACGAGATCGAGAGGACCTGAGCCGGGAGGAAGCAGTTCTTCAGAAACTGTTCGGGGTCGGCGGAGTACTCGACAACCTCGATCCTTTTCCCGAAGGTGTCCGACGCCTTCTTGATGGTGGCGCCCTTCTTCCCGATTGCAAGACCCATATCGCCAGGATTGATCACAAAGATGATACGGTCGTTCCGCTCGTCGACGACGCAGTCGCGGCTTCCCGCGCCGGTCAGGTTCTCGAACTGGGAGATCAGCCGCATGCAGTCTTCTGTTAGCTTAATCTCTACCATCTAGGCCCTCTTGATGCTGAGGATGTCTGACTCGCCGGCCTCAACGATGGCGAGTGCACTGACGACATGCGGCCTTCCGCACGCTTTCCCGAGCTGCTTGCCCGAATCCTCATAGACATAGGTCGAGACGTCTTCACGGGCCATCATGGCTTCTTTGAATGCTGCGGGACAATTCCGGGCGATGACCACAAGCTGGGCCTTTCCGGCGTTGACACATTCTTCGGTTGAGTTCTGTCCAAGGAAGACCTTTCCGGTTTTTATGGCTCTTCTCAAAGACTCGTTAAAGTCCATATCAATTCTCCTGGTTTATGGGTTTGGCGATCAACTTGATATCCCCGGTTCCCATCTGGATCGGCTGACCGACAATGACGTTCTCGGTCACGCCGTTGAGGATATCGGTTTCATTTGCAACCGCCGCGTCGAGGAGGTGGTTCACCGTCACCTCGAATGCGGCACGGGAAAGCACGCTCTCCTTCTCGCCTGCAATCCCGTGCCGTCCGATCTGCTTGACCTCGCCGTCCATGCACATCATGTCGGCAATGAGCATGATGTGACGCACATCAACTGAGATACCCTGCTCGCCGAGGGTGCTCTTCATCTCATCGATGATCGCATTCCTCGCCGCCTCGATCCCGAGGATCTGAGAGATCTCGTTGATGTTGTTCGTGCGGGTCCGGGTGGTGTCGACACCCTCGATCTCGAACACGTCCTTAATGTTGGAGCCTTCAGTATAAAGTATATACTCTCCTCCCTCTTTCCGGACAACGACACGCTCAATGTCGTCGATACCCTGTACGATCACATTGCGTACATGTTCGGCCAGCTGGAAGAGGTTCTGATAACTCTCATTTTTGGGTGTGAAGACGATCGTTCCGTCTGCAGGGTTCCCCTCAGACTCGAAGTCGCGGTAATGGCGGCGGTCCCGGATCTTCTGTGGCGCCCGCTCCATGATCTCGGCCATCGAGATCTTCCTTTTATCGCAGACCTGCGGGTTCAGGCGCATCTCGACCTTCATGTTCGCCATGTCGGTGACGATGTCTCCAAATTCGTGGAGGGGGGCCGCTTCGATCTGCCAGGAGACTTCACGGGCCTTATCCCTGTCGATGGCATAGTCCACATCGAGATGGATGGTCATCGTCGGGGTCGAGGGCTCCTTGCGGGCGTCCATGATTTCGATCAGACGGGGCAGACCGAGGGTGACGTTGATCTCGGCCACACCGGCGTAGTGGAAGGTACGCATCGTCATCTGCGTGCCCGGTTCCCCGAGGGACTGGGCGGCGATGACCCCGCATGCCTCACAGGGTTCGATCCTGGTCTGAGCATACTCTGCCCAGACGCCTTTCATGATCTCCTCGAACGCTTCGCTGCTGACCTGCCTGCCTTCAAGACTCTCGATCAGTTCGTTCTTTGTCGCCTCGGGAAGATCGGCCGTATGGATGGTATCCAGCATCGATTCGTCCATCAGACCTCCTCCTTGAGCACATTCTCAATCACGCCTTTCACGTCCACCGGTGCACCGTAGTTGCTCTTTACCGGGTCAGTGCCGTCCTCGCCGTACTTGAACTGGAGCATGCGCCCTCCGGTCGTTCTCACTGAACGGTCGTATTCCACCTTCAGATCCTGCAGGGCGTTGATCATCCGCCGCTGCAGGTAACCGCTCTGCGATGTACGGACCGCCGTATCTACCAGACCCTCACGGCCACCGATGGCGTGGAAGAAGAACTCGGTCGGGTTGAGCCCGCTCTTGTACGACGAGCGGACAAACCCGTGCGCTGCCGAGCCGCGGTCGCCCCGCTTGAAATGCGGGAGGGTCCGCTGGTCGTAACCACGGACGATACGCTCGCCACGCACCGACTGCTGCCCGACGCACCCGGCCATCTGGGTCAGGTTCAGGATCGAACCTCTGGCACCCGAGACGGCCATCACCACAGCAGAGTTCGAGAGACCGAGGTGACGGGATGCAATCTCACCGGTGCGGTCACGGGCCTTGCCGAGCACCTGCATGATCTGCATCTCAAGGGTCTCTTCTTCGGTACGGCCGGGCATCGGTTCGAGTTGCCCGTCCTCGTAGATCTGGATCCGGCGGCGGACATCCTTCTCGGCGTTGTCCAGCACCTCCTTGATCTGGCCGTACTCGGTCTTGGTCAGGTCTTCGTCGTCGATCCCGAACGAGAACCCGTCGAACATGATCCCTCTGATCGAGAGGCGGGTCACGTCGTTGATGAACTGCGCCGCCCGCTTCTGCGAGTACTGGCGGATGATCCGGTTGACGATCTCACCGTCGAAGGCGCCGATCGCCTTTTTATCGATGGTGCCGGTGACCAGCTCGCCGTCCCGCATCTTTACGTAGGTATCCTGGTCGCAGAGCTCCTTCTTGCAGGTATCACAGTGCTTGCAGGAGGACGCCTTGAAGATCATGTTGATGCCGGGGGGGAGGATCGCTGAAAAGACCTGCTTGTTGCTCCAGTACTCCACGCCGTTCTCGACCTTTCCGGGCTCGGGCAGGTGTTCGACCTCGGCATGCCTCAGGAGGTAGAGCACCTCCTCCTTTGTGAACCAGCGGACTCCGTGGGTCAACAGGAAGATCCCGGAGATGTGATCGTGGATACCGCCGATGATCGGCCCGCCGAAGCGGGGCGACCGGATATTCTCCTCCACGTTCACCAGGATCTCGGCCTCGGCCATTGCCTCCTCGGTCTGCGGGACATGGAGGTTCATCTCGTCCCCGTCGAAGTCGGCGTTGTATGGCGGGCAGACTGCAGGGTTCAGCCTGAAGGTCTTGCCTTCCATGATCTTGATGTGGTGGGCCATGATCGACATCCGGTGCAGAGAGGGCTGACGGTTGAAGAGCACGATGTCCCCGTCCCGCAGCTGACGCTCGACTGTCCATCCCGGTTCGATCTGGTCGGCGACATCGCTTTTGTTCTCATCGGAGAGACGGATGCGCCTCTGGTCCGGGCGGATCACGTAGTTTGCGCCCGGCGGGTCGATTAAGTTCTTGCGATCGACGCCGTTCCGTACATAGAACCGCGCGGCCTCAAGGTTGTAGTTTGTCACCCGCACCGGCACGCTCATCTCGTTCGCGATTGCGAGAGGCACGCCGACCTCGTTCACATCAAGGAACGGGTCAGGGGATATGACGGTACGTGCGGAGAAATTCACACGTTTACCTGAAAGTGAGCCCCTGAAACGTCCGTCTTTCCCTTTCAGCCGCTGGGATAGTGTCTTTAACGGTCGGCCGGAACGGTGCCGCGCCGGCGGGCATCCGGCCACTTCGTTGTCCATGTAGGTGGTGACATGGTACTGCAGGAGTTCCCAGAGATCCTCGATGATCAGCTGGGGGGCGCCAGCGTCCTGGTTTTCCTTGAACCGCTGGTTGATCCTGATGATGTCCACGAGTTTGTGGGTAAGGTCGTCCTCTGAGCGCTGACCGTTCTCCAGGATGATCGAGGGACGCATGGTCACCGGCGGCACCGGCAGCACGGTCAGGATCGTCCACTCGGGCCGCGCCACGTCCGGGTTGATCCCGAGCAGTCTGAGGTCCTCGTCCGGGATCCTCTCCAGTCGGGCGCGGATGTCTGCCGGGGTGAGTTTGTGCTCGCCCTTCTTGCCGTTCTCCTCGACCACGACCTCGGAAAAGGTTGTTGGTTTCTCGAAGTTCACCTTCAGCTGCTGCTCGCCGCAATACGGGCAGACGCGCTCCTTCTTGATGTCCTTCTCGGTAACGAGGTCGCCGCTCTCGTCTTCCTCGGTCCCGACGATCTTTGTGATCTCGTCGGGCGAGAGGAGAAGCCTGCCGCAACTCCGGCACGAGACACGGAGCAGTTTTCTGATCAGCCGGGTGTAGCCGACGTGGATCACCGGCTTTGCGAGTTCGATGTGGCCGAAGTGGCCTGGACAGTCGCTGGCCTTCTGGGCGCAGGTCTTGCACCGCATACCCGGATCGATGACGCCGAGGTGGAGGTCCATCAACCCCTGTGAATACGGATATCCGTCGTCGTCGTAGGTGTCCGCCCAGATGATCTTTCGCACGCTCATCTGACGGATCTCCTTGGGCGAGAGGAGACCGAACTCTATCTTTCCAATTCTCTTCGGGCTTGTCATATTCTCTCCCCCCTTTATACCATGTCCTCAAGCCGCAGACGCGGTGCGATGCCCATGCTCTTCATCTCATCGAGCAGGAGTTTGAAGGCGTAACTCATCTCGACCGAGTAGATATCGGTTTCTGAGCCGCAGTTGAGACAGCGCGTGATGTTCCGTTTCCGGTCGAGCATGGCAACCATACCGCACTTTGCG
Above is a window of Methanofollis tationis DNA encoding:
- a CDS encoding VOC family protein → MDITFRSTVLFVNNIERSKAFYVDLLGQEVEMDLGANIGFVGGLALWDRTYVNGLLYAGKMPQGEAPAPPMEVYFETAEIEALAGRVAEAGVRLLHPLREQPWAQRAIRFFDPDGHLIEAAEPMPAVVARLAAKGISEAGISERTTLPPQVVSAMLGNECCD
- the rpoA2 gene encoding DNA-directed RNA polymerase subunit A'', with product MDESMLDTIHTADLPEATKNELIESLEGRQVSSEAFEEIMKGVWAEYAQTRIEPCEACGVIAAQSLGEPGTQMTMRTFHYAGVAEINVTLGLPRLIEIMDARKEPSTPTMTIHLDVDYAIDRDKAREVSWQIEAAPLHEFGDIVTDMANMKVEMRLNPQVCDKRKISMAEIMERAPQKIRDRRHYRDFESEGNPADGTIVFTPKNESYQNLFQLAEHVRNVIVQGIDDIERVVVRKEGGEYILYTEGSNIKDVFEIEGVDTTRTRTNNINEISQILGIEAARNAIIDEMKSTLGEQGISVDVRHIMLIADMMCMDGEVKQIGRHGIAGEKESVLSRAAFEVTVNHLLDAAVANETDILNGVTENVIVGQPIQMGTGDIKLIAKPINQEN
- a CDS encoding 50S ribosomal protein L30e, which produces MDFNESLRRAIKTGKVFLGQNSTEECVNAGKAQLVVIARNCPAAFKEAMMAREDVSTYVYEDSGKQLGKACGRPHVVSALAIVEAGESDILSIKRA
- a CDS encoding NusA-like transcription termination signal-binding factor, with protein sequence MVEIKLTEDCMRLISQFENLTGAGSRDCVVDERNDRIIFVINPGDMGLAIGKKGATIKKASDTFGKRIEVVEYSADPEQFLKNCFLPAQVLSISFEENEDGEKVAIVDVKPEDRGLAIGKEGKNIFKAKKLAGRQHDIADVQLVQDDEGF
- a CDS encoding DNA-directed RNA polymerase subunit A', which gives rise to MTSPKRIGKIEFGLLSPKEIRQMSVRKIIWADTYDDDGYPYSQGLMDLHLGVIDPGMRCKTCAQKASDCPGHFGHIELAKPVIHVGYTRLIRKLLRVSCRSCGRLLLSPDEITKIVGTEEDESGDLVTEKDIKKERVCPYCGEQQLKVNFEKPTTFSEVVVEENGKKGEHKLTPADIRARLERIPDEDLRLLGINPDVARPEWTILTVLPVPPVTMRPSIILENGQRSEDDLTHKLVDIIRINQRFKENQDAGAPQLIIEDLWELLQYHVTTYMDNEVAGCPPARHRSGRPLKTLSQRLKGKDGRFRGSLSGKRVNFSARTVISPDPFLDVNEVGVPLAIANEMSVPVRVTNYNLEAARFYVRNGVDRKNLIDPPGANYVIRPDQRRIRLSDENKSDVADQIEPGWTVERQLRDGDIVLFNRQPSLHRMSIMAHHIKIMEGKTFRLNPAVCPPYNADFDGDEMNLHVPQTEEAMAEAEILVNVEENIRSPRFGGPIIGGIHDHISGIFLLTHGVRWFTKEEVLYLLRHAEVEHLPEPGKVENGVEYWSNKQVFSAILPPGINMIFKASSCKHCDTCKKELCDQDTYVKMRDGELVTGTIDKKAIGAFDGEIVNRIIRQYSQKRAAQFINDVTRLSIRGIMFDGFSFGIDDEDLTKTEYGQIKEVLDNAEKDVRRRIQIYEDGQLEPMPGRTEEETLEMQIMQVLGKARDRTGEIASRHLGLSNSAVVMAVSGARGSILNLTQMAGCVGQQSVRGERIVRGYDQRTLPHFKRGDRGSAAHGFVRSSYKSGLNPTEFFFHAIGGREGLVDTAVRTSQSGYLQRRMINALQDLKVEYDRSVRTTGGRMLQFKYGEDGTDPVKSNYGAPVDVKGVIENVLKEEV
- a CDS encoding DUF6141 family protein; this encodes MTEHALFRERQHFRQIWLWVLLLAIALISWWGAVQQVVLGIPFGTNPGPDWMAVLIALVFGTVFPLFFTVLALQVEVRGDGLYYRFFPFHLRYRRIGWNETVAYAPVSYSPLSSYGGWGIRWGAGGKAYNVAGNLGVRFCLADGRKILFGSADPSGFAEAVQVASGIGADPSGVCDNSHRPFS